The genomic interval AACAGGCCGGGACTTGGAATACGGGTGCAGAAGGACGCATATACGACGCTTCCGGAAACCGAACCAACGTGTCGTTCGTCGAAGGAACGATCGTCATAGAGCAACAGGGCGACGGCTATCAGCTGACGCTCGATGCCGAAACGCTGCGCGAGGAAACATTCCATTGCACATACAGCGGATCGTTCCCGATAACGGATTACACCATGTACGGAGCTCCCATGCCGCTCGAATCCTTTGCAAACGGCAAAGCCGCCATGCAAGGTAACGGTAGCCAGAAAGAACACTCCGTGCGCATAGCGCCCGCTCCTTCAAAAGACGCAAGGCTCAAACTGCCGGCTTCCTCTCCCCGTCATCCGCTGAGCAATGATTTTCCCGTCAGGGCAAAATAATAGCGGGCTTCTTTAAAGCAATGAAAAACCGGGGTTTTCGACCCCGGTTTTTTTCATCGATCTTATCGAATTGTCCGCCTCAGCCCGGCCAAGCTCCGACCATACCGTCACACCTGCAACAAAGGAAAAAGACAAAAGCTTCACCTTCCGTCACTTTCAGAAACGACGGCTCCCTCCCGCCGATAAGACAACGACAGCATGAACAATTTTGCATTATTTATTGCATTTTTGTCCGAGATTTTCTCCTTGCATGCGTCTTAGGGTCCGTCCTGTCAGGACTCCGGGAAGATACAGGCAGGATCGACGGACATTCAGGAGTACGCCTCATACACCCGACAGACCGCGCACCGGGCACAGACACTCGGATACTGCGCTCCGAAGCGAACGAGCCGCCGAAAAAAAACGAAGGGGGTCCCATAAACAGCCCCTCTGGAACAGATCCCGAAAGATTCCGATTCCGGGACAACCGGCGGAACGTCCGGAACATTCCGCCGAGGGCGATCGCAATGCAGGATTCACGCATGTTCGGACGTATGCTGTTGCAAGCATTTCCCTCGGGACAACCGGACCTGCAGCCGTTCCGGAACAAAACCCGGAACGGCCCGAGCGCGGCGGGGATTATGTCCCGACGCCGTAACGAAACGGAGAAGGGGAAGCGGCCGGACCGGTCGCGGGAACGAACCGCCCTCGAAGAATACGACGAATACGAACAAAAAAGGAGCCCTGCATCGCTGCAAGGCTCCTTAAGGAGGCGGCTACCTACTCTCCCACATGTGACTGCAGTACCATCGGCGTAAGCGGGCTTAACTTCTCTGTTCGGAATGGGAAGAGGTGGGACCCCACTGCTATAACCACCTAAAACTCTACCGCATCTGCGGCCTGTGTCGTAAAGTTCCTCGACTCAAACGTCCCGTGCGGAACATTTGACGATTCAGGATGAGAAAAGGGCCCTCTTCAGAAAGTGCTCAGGCTATTAGTACCGCTCGGCTTTGACATCGCTGCCTTTACACCTGCGGCCTATCAACGTAGTAGTCTCCTACGGCCTTCAAGGGAAATCTTATCTTGGGGAAGGCTTCGTGCTTAGATGCTTTCAGCACTTATCCTGTCCGAACATGGCTACTGAGCAATGCACCTGGCGGCACAACTCATACACCAGAGGTTCGTCCAACCCGGTCCTCTCGTACTAAGGTCAGGACCCCTCAAATTTCCTACGCCCGCAACAGATAGAGACCGAACTGTCTCACGACGTTCTGAACCCAGCTCGCGTGCCACTTTAATCGGCGAACAGCCGAACCCTTGGGACCTTCTCCAGCCCCAGGATGTGACGAGCCGACATCGAGGTGCCAAACCGCCGCGTCGATATGAGCTCTTGGCGGCGATCAGCCTGTTATCCCCGGAGTACCTTTTATCCTTTGAGCGATGGCCAGTCCACACAGAACCACCGGATCACTATGCCCTGCTTTCGCACCTGGTCGACTTGTGAGTCTCGCAGTCAAGCACCCTTGTGCCATTGCACTCTGCGCACGGTTACCATTCGTGCTGAGGGTACCTTGGGAAGCCTCCGTTACGCTTTTGGAGGCGACCACCCCAGTCAAACTACCCACCAAACGGTGTCCCCTGAACAGGGTTAGAATTCAAATACACAAAGGGCAGTATTTCAACGGCGACTCCACGATACCTGGCGGTACCGCTTCGCAGTCTCCTGCCTATCCTACACATCATGCACCCAAATTCAGCGTTAAGCTGCAGTAAAGGTTCACGGGGTCTTTTCGTCCCGTTGCGGGTACCCGGCATCTTCACCGGGACTACAATTTCACTGAGCTCACGGACGAGACAGTGTCCAGATCATTACACCATTCGTGCAGGTCGGAACTTACCCGACAAGGAATTTCGCTACCTTAGGACCGTTATAGTTACGGCCGCCGTTTACTGGGGCTTCGATTCAATGCTTCGCTTGCGCTAACATCCCCTCTTAACCTTCCAGCACCGGGCAGGTGTCAGGCCATATACGTCTTCTCTCGAATTAGCATAGCCCTATGTTTTTGTTAAACAGTTGCCTGGACCTTTTCGCTGCGCCCCACTCACGTGGGGACCCCTTATCCCTAAGTTACGGGGTCAATTTGCCTAGTTCCTTATCCGTGATTCACTCAAGCACCTGAGGATACTCTCCTCGACCACCTGTGTCGGTTTACGGTACGGGCGATGCATACCTGAAGCTTAGAAGTTTTTCTCGGAAGCTTGCTTGGGCTGACTATCCGATTGGCCGTAGCCGCTCGGTACTGTCGAGTTTCAGCAAAACGTCGCTATTAACGTCGTCCTATACCTACGCTCTTTAACCAACAATTCCGTATGTTGGCGCAGCTTACGCTTCTCCGTCCCTCCGTCGCAGTATGCATCGGTATCGGAATATTAACCGATTGTCCATCGAGATCACCTGACGGCTTACCCTTAGGACCCGACTAACCCTGATCCGATTAGCGTTGATCAGGAAACCTTGGTCTTGCGGTGGGCGGGTTTCTCTCCCGCCTTATCGTTACTTATGCCTACATTTGCTTTTCCATAAACTCCACCATGCCTTACGACACGGCTTCAACGTCGATGGAATGCTCCCCTACCACTCCGTAGAGTCCATAGCTTCGGCGATACACTTGATGCCCGTTTATTATCCACGCACAACCGCTCGACTAGTGAGCTGTTACGCACTCTTTAAATGAATAGCTGCTTCCAAGCTAACATCCTAGCTGTCGCTGCAGTCGCACATCGTTAGTTCAACTTAGTGTATTCTTCGGGGCCTTAGATGATGGTCTGAGTTGTTCCTCTTTTGTCGCCGGACATTAGCACCCGGCGGCTCACTGCTGCAAAACATAATACTGGCATTCGGAGTTTGTCAGGATTTGGTAGGCGGTGAAGCCCCCGCATCCAATCAGTAGCTCTACCTCCAGTATACTATTGCAACGCTGCTCCTAAAAGCATTTCGGGGAGTACGAGCTATTTCCCAGCTTGATTAGCCTTTCACCCCTACCCACAAGTCATCCGAAAACTTTTCAACGTTTACCGGTGCGGACCTCCAGGTGGTTTTACCCAACTTTCATCCTGCTCATGGGTAGATCGCAAGGTTTCGCGTCTACAACCACTAACTTTGCGCCCTATTCAGACTCGCTTTCGCTTCGGCTCCGGACCTTATAGCCCTTAACCTCGCTAGTGATTAGTAACTCGTAGGCTCATTATGCAAAAGGCACGCCGTCACGGCACTAAGCCGCTCCGACAGGTTGTAAGCGTACGGTTTCAGGTTCTTTTTCACTCCCCTGTTCGGGGTACTTTTCACCTTTCCCTCACGGTACTGGTCCACTATCGGTCTCTTGGGAGTATTTAGCCTTGCGGGGTGGTCCCCGCGGGTTCTGACAGGATTCCTCGTGTCCCGCCATACTCAGGATACTGCTTCCGCTTACACAACTTACCGGTACGGGACTTTCACCCTCTATGGTCACGCTTTCCAGCATGTTCTCGTTCGTTCGTATTAAGATTTCGCAGTCCTACAACCCCGACGTTGCCGTAACAACACCGGTTTGGGCTATTTCCTTTTCGCTCGCCACTACTCGGGAAATCGATGTTTCTTTCTCCTCCTCCTATTACTTAGATGTTTCAGTTCATAGGGTTCGCTCATCTCTCGATGTGACAGATCTCCTATCTGCCGGGTTGCCCCATTCGGATATCTGCGGATCAACTCTCTTTTGCAAATCCCCGCAGCTTTTCGCAGCTTAACACGTCCTTCTTCGCCTCCAAGAGCCTAGGCATCCCCCGTACGCCCTTGCTTACTTTCTTTACGCCTCCTATCCCTTACAGGACAGGAGCCCCTTTCTCATCCTTAAATCTGTCAAAGAACTTCAACCCTCTCCCAAAAATGCGGTCGAAACCGCATCCTCGGTCGGATTTCGTGGAGAATAAGGGAGTCGAACCCTTGACCCCCTGCTTGCAAAGCAGGTGCTCTAGCCAACTGAGCTAATTCCCCAATCTCTTTTATGGTAGTCCCGAGCGGACTTGAACCGCTGACCCCTACATTATCAGTGTAGTGCTCTAACCAACTGAGCTACGGGACTGGTTGTGTATCGTGGGACTTACATATCATAAAAAACTGGTATCGAGAAAAACAGTAAAGATTCGTATTCATCTTTAAGTAATCGTACTCTCCAGAAAGGAGGTGTTCCAGCCGCACCTTCCGGTACGGCTACCTTGTTACGACTTAGCCCCAGTCATCGGTTTTGCCCTAGGACGCTCCTTGCGGTCACGTACTTCAGGCACCCCCAACTCCCATGGCTTGACGGGCGGTGTGTACAAGGCCCGGGAACGTATTCACCGCGCCATGGCTGATGCGCGATTACTAGCGAATCCAACTTCATGGAGGCGAGTTTCAGCCTCCAATCCGAACTGAGACCGGCTTTCGAGATTGGCATCCTGTCACCAAGTAGCTACCCTCTGTACCGGCCATTGTAACACGTGTGTCGCCCCGGACGTAAGGGCCGTGCTGATTTGACGTCATCCCCACCTTCCTCTCGGCTTACACCGGCAGTCCCGCTAGAGTGCCCAGCTTGACCTGATGGCAACTAACGGTAGGGGTTGCGCTCGTTATGGGACTTAACCCGACACCTCACGGCACGAGCTGACGACAACCATGCAGCACCTAGTTTCGCGCCCCGTAGGGAAGACCGATTTCTCGATCCGTCGCTAACTTTCAAGCCCGGGTAAGGTTCCTCGCGTATCATCGAATTAAACCACATGTTCCTCCGCTTGTGCGGGCCCCCGTCAATTCCTTTGAGTTTCATTCTTGCGAACGTACTCCCCAGGTGGATAACTTAACGCTTTCGCTAAGTCACCGACTGTGTATCGCCGGCAACGAGTTATCATCGTTTACTGCGTGGACTACCAGGGTATCTAATCCTGTTCGCTCCCCACGCTTTCGTGCCTCAGCGTCAGTAATAGCTTGGAAAGCTGCCTTCGCAATCGGTGTTCTGTGTGATATCTAAGCATTTCACCGCTACACCACACATTCCGCCTTCCGCAACTACACTCTAGTCTCTCAGTATCAGAGGCAATTTCGACGTTGAGCGTCGAGCTTTCACCTCTAACTTAAAAAACAGCCTACGCACCCTTTAAACCCAATAAATCCGGATAACGCTCGGATCCTCCGTATTACCGCGGCTGCTGGCACGGAGTTAGCCGATCCTTATTCGTACGATACTTTCAAGCAGATACGCGTATCTGGGTTTACCCTCGTACAAAAGCAGTTTACAATGCATAGCACATTCATCCTGCACGCGGCATGGCTGGTTCAGACTTCCGTCCATTGACCAATATTCCTCACTGCTGCCTCCCGTAGGAGTCTGGTCCGTGTCTCAGTACCAGTGTGGGGGGAAAACCTCTCAGTCCCCCTATGTATCATCGCCATGGTGAGCCGTTACCTCACCATCTAGCTAATACAACGCATGCCCATCTCCAACCACCGAAGCTTTCAACTCCGACAGATGCCTGTCGGAATATTATGGGGTATTAGACCAAATTTCTTCGGATTATCCCCCTGTTGAAGGTAGGTTGCATACGCGTTACGCACCCGTCCGCCGGTCGCCGGCAAGAGTACCGAAGTACTCTATCCGATGCCCCTCGACTTGCATGTGTTAGGCCTGCCGCTAGCGTTTATCCTGAGCCAGGATCAAACTCTCCATTGTAAAAAAATTATAAAGATTTTAGAGTCCTGACTACTTAAATTTCCTTTAAAGGAATTGATAAATACTGCACTTTACTTGTTTTTCTCAAACAATACCAGTAATTCAAAGAACCTATTTCGCGTTCTAAAACGTTCGCAAAAGTCGCTAAAAAAATCGCTCGGAATTCTGAGCGAATCGGACTGCAAAGATAAGAGAAGTTATCTTAACTTCCAAATTTTTCAGAGAAAAATTCGCGAACCTCATTTTAAGAACTTGCCCGCTAAACCGTGTTGCTTTCGTTTAGCGGGTGCAAATGTAGGGACTTTTTCGGACTCTCCAAATTTTCGGGAACTTTTTTTGCGATTTTCGTGCATTTTTCCCGTTCTCATACTACAAGTCCCTGCGCACGACCCCAAACAAATCACTGATTAACAGATAGAAACCACCAAATCTCATATCCTGCGCAAAACCTGCCCCCGAAAACAAACAAAGACCCCGTTTACAAAAAATTCGGCGAACGCTTCTTATCGAGACTCCGAAAACGGAGTGGACCGACGGGCCGAATCCACGAAAAGCGAGGAGAAAATGTCCGGAATCGACCCGCTCTATACGAAAGATCGCTTTACGTTATCCGGAAACGGAAACAAAAACGGCCCGAAAACCGCGGATCGGACAAAGCTCAAAGGATCGGCCCGCACCCGAATACGACGCGCTCATACCGACCGGCGGAGACGTGTCCTTTTCCGAATCGGCAAACCGGAATATCACGAAGAAGTCGCAGACGAAGAGGGCGCCCGACACAGAAGCTATAAAAAGACACGGTACGGATCGGTTCTCCGATCCGTACCGTGGAAACATCAAGAGAGGCAATCAGCCGCTCAATCAATAGGACCGGGCGAACAGCACCCGGCGGTGGGACGGCTTGCCGCTGACGATGCAGACGCCTTCTTCGGCCGGAGCATCGACAGGAATGCAACGGATCGTAGCCTTGGTTTCGGCTTTGATCAACTCCTCGGTCTCGGGCGTCCCGTCCCAATGCGCCAGAATGAAACCGCCCTTCTCGTCGAGCACACGCTTGAACTCGTCGTACGTGTCGACCCGGGTAATCATGCTGTCGCGGAAACGCAGGGCCTTCGCATAGATATTGGCCTGAATCTCGTCGAGCAATCCTTCCACCCGGTCGGCCAGGCCCTCTTGCGAAACGGTCTCCTTGCTCAGCGTATCGCGACGGAACAGCTCGATCGTGCCGCCCGCCAGATCGCGCGGTCCCATCGCCAAACGAACCGGAACGCCCTTGAGCTCGTATTCGGCGAACTTGAAGCCCGTGCGCACGTTATCGCGCGTATCGATCTTGACGCTGATTCCTCGCTTTTTCAATTCGGCAGCCAGGCCTTCAAGCTGCCCGGCGATCCGCTCCAGCTCCTCGGTTCCTTTATAGATAGGAATCATCGCGACCTGGATCGGAGCCAGCTTGGGCGGAAGCACCAAGCCGTTGTTATCGGAGTGCGCCATAATGAGCGCGCCCATCAGACGGGTGGAAACGCCCCACGAAGTCGCCCAAACGTATTCGAGCTTGCCTTCCCGGCTGGTGAACTGCACGTCGAACGCCTTGGCGAAGTTCTGCGCAAGGAAATGGGAGGTTCCGCTCTGAAGCGCCTTACCGTCCTGCATCAGCGCCTCGATCGTCAGCGTGTCCTCGGCTCCCGCGAAACGCTCGCTGTCGCTCTTGTGACCGACGATCACCGGCAGGCTCATCCACTTTTCGGCGAACTCCGCATACACGCCGATCATTTTTTTCGCCTCGGCCAACGCCTCCTCCTTGGTTTCGTGGGCCGTGTGCCCCTCCTGCCACAGAAATTCGGCCGTGCGCAGGAAAAGCCGCGTGCGCATCTCCCAGCGCACCACGTTGGCCCACTGGTTGCACAGAATCGGCAGATCGCGGTATGACTGAATCCAGTTCTTATATGTATTCCAAATGATCGTCTCGGAAGTGGGACGAACGATCAGCTCCTCCTCGAGCTTCGCGTCCGGGTCGACGATCACGCCTTTTCCCTCGGGATCGTTCTTCAGGCGATAGTGCGTCACCACCGCGCACTCCTTGGCGAAGCCCTCTACGTGGTGGGCCTCCTTGCTGAAAAACGACTTGGGTATGAACAGCGGGAAATAGGCGTTCTCGTGACCGGTATCCTTGAACATCTGGTCGAGCGCCCGCTGCATTTTCTCCCAGATCGCATAGCCGTACGGCTTGATGACCATGCAGCCGCGCACGGCCGAATTCTCGGCCAAGCCGGCCTTCACGACCAGATCGTTATACCATTGGGAGTAGTTTTCCTCCCGCGAAGTCAGTTCCTTGAGCTCCTTTGCCATATTCTGTCAATCTTGGTTTGTTTCCGCAAATCCCGTCGGGCCGGCCCGGAAGCCGGCAATCGAAGGCCGGATTCGGCGATCGGCCCGCTCCAACCTTGCAAAGGTAAGCTAAATTTACCTTTTTCGTAAAAATTAGCTACCTTTGAATACGGATTCTTTCGACCGGAAGAGTAAGAAACAAACGGTCCGTGCAACGCCGCAAGGGGCGGAGGAATCTTACACGAAAAGCCCCGGGCCGATAAAAAAACCGGACGGAAGCATAACTTTTCGGGTATGATTTTCGTTATATTCAGAAATAAGGGATGAGTTCCGCCGCACGGGCAAAAACGGCGCAACCGAACAACGAACGATCAATGCATACGATCATGAAAAGGAGAAGAATACTCAACATGCTGGGCATCATGGCGGCAGCCGTCGCGACGGCAGGCTGCAGTTCGAGCATGTACAGCTCGTCCTCCCCGGTCGCCGGCGACGACCTGTATGCCACCCACGACCGCAAGGCGCTGATGGAGGCGGAAATCGAAAGACGGGCTCAGGAGATCGCGGCGGAAAAGGCCGCCAGAGCGGCCGCCGAAGCCCAGCGGGAAGAAGCGGCACGCCAACTGGCCGAGTACAGGGAATCGGAAGACGCGCAATACGACGGGATTCTGTCGGACGGCTATGCGGACTCGTACGAGAAACGGCTGCGCGGCTTCACTCCGTCGGAAGACGAGGAACCGGCCCCCAAGACAGTCTATGTCTCGGCATACGACCCGGCCTATTTCAACGT from Alistipes ihumii AP11 carries:
- the proS gene encoding proline--tRNA ligase, whose protein sequence is MAKELKELTSREENYSQWYNDLVVKAGLAENSAVRGCMVIKPYGYAIWEKMQRALDQMFKDTGHENAYFPLFIPKSFFSKEAHHVEGFAKECAVVTHYRLKNDPEGKGVIVDPDAKLEEELIVRPTSETIIWNTYKNWIQSYRDLPILCNQWANVVRWEMRTRLFLRTAEFLWQEGHTAHETKEEALAEAKKMIGVYAEFAEKWMSLPVIVGHKSDSERFAGAEDTLTIEALMQDGKALQSGTSHFLAQNFAKAFDVQFTSREGKLEYVWATSWGVSTRLMGALIMAHSDNNGLVLPPKLAPIQVAMIPIYKGTEELERIAGQLEGLAAELKKRGISVKIDTRDNVRTGFKFAEYELKGVPVRLAMGPRDLAGGTIELFRRDTLSKETVSQEGLADRVEGLLDEIQANIYAKALRFRDSMITRVDTYDEFKRVLDEKGGFILAHWDGTPETEELIKAETKATIRCIPVDAPAEEGVCIVSGKPSHRRVLFARSY